Proteins encoded within one genomic window of Candidatus Omnitrophota bacterium:
- a CDS encoding branched-chain amino acid ABC transporter permease, whose product MTSLQLFLQQLANGFTLGAIYALIALGYTMIYGVIQLINFAHGEIFIVGAYIALSLVLALGGGFPWAVVVVIMGVGAMAVSAWLGLGVERFAYRPIRRAPRLNALITAIGMSFLLQNVLMVFYGPNDRRFPNPIPLMRWDIGGVSITLMQVVAWVMSGALMLSLQALVMRTKLGMAMRATSQDLNACALLGIPVDRIIAITFAIGSMFAAMGGMLFGLHYGTINFHDGYMVGLKAFTAAVLGGIGNIPGAMLGGLALGLLEGLGAGYLSSQWKNVFAFVILIALLLFKPTGLLGERVTDRA is encoded by the coding sequence ATGACGTCCCTCCAACTTTTTCTTCAGCAGCTCGCCAACGGCTTCACCCTCGGCGCGATTTACGCCCTCATCGCCTTAGGCTACACGATGATTTACGGCGTGATCCAGCTGATCAACTTTGCCCATGGGGAGATCTTCATCGTCGGCGCGTATATCGCCTTAAGTCTCGTCCTGGCTCTCGGTGGCGGGTTCCCATGGGCCGTCGTGGTGGTCATCATGGGCGTGGGTGCCATGGCCGTGTCTGCGTGGCTTGGCCTTGGCGTCGAACGATTCGCCTATCGGCCCATCCGCCGAGCCCCTCGGCTGAATGCGTTGATCACCGCCATCGGCATGTCCTTCCTCTTGCAGAATGTCTTGATGGTGTTCTATGGCCCGAACGATCGGCGGTTTCCGAATCCGATTCCCTTGATGCGATGGGACATCGGCGGGGTTTCGATCACCTTGATGCAGGTGGTGGCATGGGTCATGAGCGGCGCGCTGATGCTGAGTTTACAAGCGCTCGTGATGCGCACCAAGCTTGGGATGGCCATGCGCGCCACCTCCCAAGATCTCAACGCCTGCGCCTTGCTGGGGATTCCCGTCGATCGGATCATCGCTATCACTTTTGCCATCGGCTCGATGTTCGCGGCCATGGGCGGGATGCTCTTTGGATTGCACTACGGCACCATCAATTTTCACGACGGCTACATGGTGGGGTTGAAGGCCTTCACGGCGGCCGTGCTCGGCGGCATCGGCAACATCCCCGGCGCGATGCTGGGAGGCCTGGCCCTCGGGTTGCTCGAGGGGCTGGGGGCGGGGTATCTCTCCTCGCAATGGAAGAATGTGTTTGCGTTCGTGATCCTCATCGCGCTGCTGCTGTTTAAACCGACAGGGCTGCTTGGCGAGCGAGTCACCGACCGTGCTTAA
- a CDS encoding branched-chain amino acid ABC transporter substrate-binding protein, whose translation MTLLLLLAAGCGKPEPVIKIGFVGPLTGDQAMEGQDMMHGAQLAVEQANARGPILPGYTLRLEALDDQHSPTQTVAAAKRLVSDSDVVVIVGHLNSSCTMPASAVYHQAWMLQICPVSSNPQISRQGFENFFRTCPTDDLQGPAAASFAAEQLQAKRVFLLDDMTTYGRGLANEFIKKASTVQMEIIGHEGISQEDKDFVPLLTKIKSLNPDLIFFAGMYPQGALLIKQRAELGITSQFMGGDGLFDAELIHLATPQAAEGVYLTKLGADIHRIPTAQAFVKAFEAKFGPVGAYSSYAYEATNMAIWAIRAAGKKDRAAVLAAMKTLKDFPGIFGTQNFDEKGDTLIRDIGLVTVKNGSFVEVGTYTDKDGRFIFQPQT comes from the coding sequence ATGACTCTTCTTCTCCTGCTCGCGGCCGGCTGCGGTAAGCCTGAGCCCGTCATCAAGATCGGCTTTGTCGGCCCGCTCACCGGCGATCAAGCCATGGAAGGGCAAGACATGATGCATGGCGCGCAGCTCGCGGTCGAGCAGGCCAATGCGCGCGGTCCGATTTTGCCAGGGTACACCCTGCGCCTGGAAGCGCTGGATGATCAGCATAGCCCCACGCAGACCGTGGCGGCCGCGAAGCGGCTCGTCTCCGATTCGGATGTGGTCGTGATCGTTGGCCATCTGAACTCCTCCTGCACGATGCCGGCCTCGGCGGTCTATCATCAGGCCTGGATGCTGCAAATCTGTCCCGTGTCGTCGAATCCGCAGATTTCCCGGCAAGGCTTCGAGAACTTTTTCCGGACCTGCCCCACCGACGATCTGCAAGGGCCGGCCGCGGCCAGCTTCGCCGCTGAGCAGCTGCAGGCCAAACGGGTCTTCCTCTTGGATGACATGACGACCTATGGCCGCGGTTTGGCAAATGAGTTCATCAAGAAAGCCAGCACGGTGCAGATGGAAATCATCGGCCATGAGGGCATTTCGCAAGAAGACAAGGATTTCGTGCCGTTGCTGACAAAAATCAAGTCGTTGAATCCGGATCTGATCTTTTTCGCCGGCATGTATCCGCAGGGGGCGTTATTGATTAAACAGCGGGCCGAGCTCGGCATCACCAGCCAGTTTATGGGCGGTGATGGCCTCTTCGATGCGGAGCTCATCCATCTCGCCACTCCCCAAGCGGCCGAGGGCGTCTATTTGACCAAATTAGGAGCCGATATTCATCGCATCCCGACCGCGCAGGCGTTCGTGAAGGCTTTTGAAGCGAAATTCGGCCCGGTCGGCGCCTATTCGTCGTATGCCTATGAAGCGACCAACATGGCGATTTGGGCCATTCGCGCCGCGGGCAAGAAAGACCGCGCCGCGGTGTTGGCCGCCATGAAAACGCTCAAGGATTTTCCCGGCATTTTCGGCACGCAGAATTTCGATGAGAAGGGCGATACGCTTATCCGCGACATCGGCCTCGTCACCGTCAAGAACGGCTCATTTGTCGAGGTCGGCACCTACACCGACAAAGACGGCCGCTTTATCTTTCAGCCCCAAACCTGA
- a CDS encoding sodium-translocating pyrophosphatase, producing MASLFSYSVIADPNFTFWERIALFVVLLVAVAGLLYAGLLVGQMLSKDQGTEAMKRISGAIRLGANAYLQRQFKAIALLILVLTGLLYFTAGETSIAVGRACAFLMGSIFSATVGFIGMNMAVQGNVRVAAAARTSFAEALKIAYRTGTITGMLTDGLGLLGGTLIFMVYGEKAYEVLLGFGFGGTLLALFMRVGGGIYTKAADVGADLVGKLEHNIPEDDPRNAATIADNVGDNVGDCAGMAADIFESYEVTIVSAMILGWASFGHKGVIFPLLVRAIGVVSSIIGTYLVRTTEEARAAMKAIHTGFAVSAAVSIIGFCVVGFYYLRFPEAVALPGWISFGVAGLDMRPVWTTLIGILLAIAINYLTDYFTAPEKPPVQSVARSTQTGHATTIITGISVGYESSVWSILVIALAVFASFLIYAGTNPTYIAYGVAMCGIGMLTLTGNNISMDVFGPVADNANGIGEMAHLDKKARQTLADLDACGNTTKAITKGIAIGSAVIAAVSLFNAFITDAAKFSGATYEQIASRLSISEPIVFIGFLIGGAVPFLFSSMTIRAVGRAAFLIVQEVRLQFKDKAIWDGTKTPDYGRVVSICTAEAQRELIGPGLLAVLMPIVVGLLLHKEALGGFLAGIILSGQLLAVFMANAGGAWDNAKKFVEDGHYGGKGSEAHKASITGDTVGDPLKDTAGPALNPLIKVMNLVSLLILPFVVKAEQPSAVIWLVVLVCVIVLGFVIYQSKQESPEALKWQAAIDHASESTS from the coding sequence ATGGCGTCGTTATTCTCCTATTCGGTGATCGCCGATCCCAATTTCACCTTCTGGGAGCGGATCGCGCTGTTCGTGGTGCTGCTGGTGGCGGTGGCTGGCTTGCTCTACGCCGGCCTGCTCGTCGGGCAGATGCTCAGCAAAGATCAGGGGACCGAGGCGATGAAGCGCATCAGCGGCGCGATCCGCCTGGGGGCGAATGCGTATCTGCAGCGCCAATTCAAGGCGATTGCGCTGCTGATCTTGGTCTTGACGGGGCTGCTGTACTTCACCGCCGGGGAGACCTCGATCGCCGTCGGCCGCGCCTGCGCGTTTTTGATGGGCTCAATTTTTTCTGCGACTGTAGGTTTCATCGGCATGAACATGGCGGTGCAGGGCAACGTGCGCGTGGCCGCGGCCGCTCGCACCAGCTTTGCCGAGGCGCTGAAGATCGCGTATCGCACCGGCACGATCACCGGCATGCTCACCGACGGGCTTGGGCTGCTGGGCGGCACGTTGATCTTCATGGTCTATGGCGAGAAGGCGTACGAGGTGCTCCTCGGTTTTGGCTTTGGCGGCACGCTGCTGGCGTTGTTCATGCGCGTGGGCGGCGGGATCTACACCAAGGCGGCTGATGTCGGGGCGGATCTTGTCGGGAAGCTTGAGCATAACATCCCGGAGGATGATCCCCGCAACGCGGCAACCATTGCTGATAACGTGGGCGATAACGTCGGCGACTGTGCTGGCATGGCCGCGGATATTTTCGAATCATATGAGGTCACCATCGTTTCAGCCATGATCCTCGGCTGGGCATCCTTCGGCCATAAGGGCGTGATCTTTCCGCTGCTGGTCCGCGCCATCGGCGTCGTCAGCTCCATTATCGGCACCTACCTGGTGCGGACGACGGAAGAAGCCCGGGCCGCCATGAAGGCCATCCACACCGGCTTTGCAGTGTCGGCCGCGGTCTCGATCATCGGTTTTTGCGTCGTCGGCTTCTACTATTTGCGTTTTCCTGAGGCCGTAGCGCTGCCGGGATGGATCAGTTTCGGAGTGGCTGGTTTGGATATGCGGCCGGTGTGGACCACATTGATCGGGATCTTGCTGGCGATTGCCATCAACTATTTGACGGATTACTTCACCGCACCGGAAAAGCCACCGGTGCAATCCGTGGCGCGCTCCACCCAGACCGGCCATGCCACGACGATCATCACCGGTATTTCGGTTGGCTATGAAAGCAGCGTGTGGTCGATTCTCGTCATTGCGCTGGCGGTCTTCGCATCCTTCCTCATCTATGCCGGGACGAATCCCACGTACATTGCCTACGGGGTCGCGATGTGCGGCATCGGGATGCTGACCTTAACCGGCAACAATATTTCGATGGACGTCTTCGGGCCGGTGGCGGATAACGCCAACGGCATCGGCGAAATGGCGCATCTGGATAAAAAGGCTCGGCAAACCCTGGCCGATCTGGATGCGTGCGGCAACACGACGAAAGCCATCACGAAGGGGATCGCCATCGGCTCGGCCGTGATCGCGGCGGTGTCGCTGTTCAACGCCTTCATCACCGACGCGGCGAAATTTTCCGGTGCCACCTACGAGCAGATCGCCTCTCGCCTGTCCATTTCCGAACCGATCGTCTTCATCGGCTTTCTCATCGGCGGGGCGGTGCCGTTTCTGTTCAGCTCGATGACGATCCGCGCCGTCGGCCGGGCGGCGTTTTTGATCGTGCAGGAAGTGCGGCTGCAATTCAAAGATAAAGCGATTTGGGACGGCACGAAAACGCCGGATTACGGCCGCGTGGTCTCCATCTGCACGGCCGAAGCCCAGCGGGAGCTGATCGGTCCTGGGTTGCTGGCGGTGTTGATGCCGATCGTCGTCGGGCTGCTGCTCCATAAGGAAGCGCTGGGGGGATTTCTTGCGGGCATCATCCTCTCCGGGCAGCTGCTGGCGGTCTTCATGGCCAATGCCGGCGGGGCGTGGGATAACGCGAAGAAATTTGTGGAAGACGGCCACTACGGCGGCAAAGGCTCGGAAGCCCATAAGGCCTCGATCACCGGCGATACCGTTGGGGATCCGCTGAAAGATACGGCTGGGCCTGCGCTGAATCCGCTCATCAAAGTGATGAATCTCGTGAGCTTGCTCATCCTGCCGTTTGTTGTCAAAGCGGAGCAGCCCTCGGCGGTGATCTGGCTCGTCGTGTTGGTGTGTGTGATCGTCCTCGGCTTCGTCATCTATCAGAGCAAACAGGAATCGCCCGAGGCGCTGAAGTGGCAAGCGGCGATTGACCATGCGTCTGAGTCAACGAGCTAG
- a CDS encoding DUF502 domain-containing protein, with product MPDLPKPSAPNPGPSASFSRRVGLAIRRYFITGLATLFPVAVTAWVVKIIFRFSDQFLGQYLPYAIPGLGLLVTLLIILLVGVLSVHVVGRVIFHTLEAWLVRLPIIKKIYPAAKQLAQFLFKEEGKGQAAFRHVVLVEWPRLGSFSIAFVTNETTTSVTGAPETLVTVLIPTPPSPVTGPIIFLREKDVIPLTMSVEDAMKLILSGGVVAPPLESSRKSAP from the coding sequence ATGCCTGACCTTCCGAAGCCCAGCGCTCCCAACCCAGGGCCCTCAGCGTCCTTCTCGCGCCGTGTCGGCCTGGCCATCCGCCGCTACTTCATCACCGGACTCGCGACGTTATTCCCCGTGGCGGTGACCGCGTGGGTCGTGAAAATCATCTTCAGATTTTCCGACCAATTCTTAGGACAGTATCTCCCGTATGCGATCCCCGGGCTTGGCCTCTTGGTCACCCTCCTGATCATTCTGCTGGTGGGCGTGCTCTCCGTTCACGTCGTGGGGCGCGTCATCTTCCACACCCTTGAGGCCTGGCTCGTGCGGCTGCCGATCATCAAGAAAATCTATCCGGCGGCCAAACAGCTCGCGCAATTCCTCTTCAAAGAGGAAGGCAAGGGGCAGGCGGCCTTCCGCCATGTCGTCTTGGTGGAGTGGCCCAGGCTCGGCTCGTTTTCCATCGCCTTCGTCACCAATGAGACCACCACGTCTGTCACCGGGGCGCCGGAGACGCTGGTGACCGTGCTGATCCCGACACCCCCCTCGCCCGTGACCGGCCCCATCATCTTTCTCCGCGAGAAAGACGTGATTCCCCTGACCATGTCCGTGGAAGACGCGATGAAGCTGATCTTGTCCGGCGGTGTCGTCGCCCCCCCTCTTGAATCGAGCCGGAAATCCGCACCGTAG